Proteins found in one Triticum aestivum cultivar Chinese Spring chromosome 4D, IWGSC CS RefSeq v2.1, whole genome shotgun sequence genomic segment:
- the LOC123098391 gene encoding COP9 signalosome complex subunit 4, with amino-acid sequence MDSALASAAAIADQRQKIEQYRHILASVISSSPPDIPQAKRFLNHMVSDEVPLVVSRQLLQTFAQELGKLEPDSQKEVAHYALTQIQPRVVSFEEQVVVIREKLAELYESEQQWSRAAQMLSGIDLDSGIRMLDDTNKLSKCVQIARLYLEDDDAVNAEAFINKASFLVTNSNQEVLNLQYKVCYARILDLKRKFLEAALRYYGISQIEQRQIGDEEIDENALEQALSAAVTCTILAGAGPQRSRVLATLYKDERCSKLKIYPILQKVFLERILRKPEIDAFAEELKPHQKALLPDNSTVLDRAMIEHNLLSASKLYTNISFEELGTLLGIDPRKAEKIACRMICEDRMRGSIDQVEAVIHFEDDTEGLQQWDQQIAGLCQALNDILDSMSSKGIAIPV; translated from the exons ATGGACAGCGCCCTCGCAagcgcggcggcgatcgccgaccaGCGCCAGAAGATCGAGCAGTACCGCCACATCCTCGCCTCCGTCATCTCGTCTTCCCCGCCGGACATCCCCCAGGCGAAGCGCTTCCTCAACCACA TGGTGTCGGATGAGGTGCCTCTCGTGGTGTCGCGTCAGCTGCTGCAGACGTTCGCGCAGGAGCTGGGGAAGCTGGAGCCGGACTCTCAGAAGGAGGTTGCCCACTACGCGCTCACGCAGATCCAGCCTCGTGTGGTCTCCTTCGAGGAGCAG GTAGTGGTGATTAGGGAGAAGCTTGCAGAACTGTATGAATCTGAACAACAATGGTCGAGAGCAGCACAAATGCTTAGTGGCATTGACTTGGACTCAGGAATCAG GATGCTTGATGACACAAACAAATTATCCAAGTGCGTCCAGATTGCGCGACTCTATTTGGAG GATGATGATGCAGTGAATGCTGAAGCTTTTATCAACAAAGCCTCGTTTTTGGTCACAAACAGCAACCAGGAAGTTCTGAACTTACAATACAAG GTCTGCTATGCGAGAATTTTAGATCTAAAGCGTAAATTCTTGGAAGCTGCACTTCGGTACTATGGTATCTCTCAGATTGAGCAACGCCAAATCGGGGATGA AGAGATTGATGAAAATGCTCTTGAGCAAGCTCTTAGTGCTGCTGTAACATGCACAATATTGGCTGGTGCTGGCCCACAACGCTCTCGTGTTCTTGCTACATTGTACAAG GATGAAAGATGCTCGAAGCTCAAGATATACCCAATACTGCAGAAG GTTTTTCTTGAAAGGATTTTGAGGAAACCAGAAATTGATGCATTTGCAGAGGAGCTGAAGCCGCATCAA AAAGCCCTTCTGCCAGACAACTCTACTGTGCTTGACCGGGCGATGATTGAGCATAATCTCCTTAGTGCCAGTAAACTTTACACCAATATCAG CTTTGAGGAGCTTGGAACATTGTTGGGCATTGACCCTAGAAAG GCTGAGAAGATAGCATGTCGAATGATCTGTGAAGATAGAATGCGGGGTTCAATTGATCAG GTTGAGGCTGTGATACACTTTGAGGATGACACCGAAGGGCTACAGCAGTGGGACCAACAG ATTGCTGGATTGTGCCAAGCGCTGAACGACATCCTTGACAGCATGTCGAGCAAAGGGATCGCTATACCTGTCTGA
- the LOC123098392 gene encoding vicilin-like seed storage protein At2g18540, translating into MAVATARWLVLSLLVSAAAAAHDTKWKAGAAVGGQVVEKERRRVVAESEAGTVTATDVADAAGTVYRLQFITMDPGALFLPVQLHADAVFYVHSGRGKVTYIQEGGSETSSLEVQRGDVYNLEQGSILYIQSYPNATRERLRIYAIFTSNAINCDDPSHPTSEAYSSVSNLLRGFDVKILRQGFGVSGEVVEAIQSAKSPQLIIMYNPDQEKKEKSNWTEEIFDALWGDESPLNKKKKKDKHKKKDKKDDKSKSETFNFYSGKPDVKNCFGWSKTMTNKDLQNLKGSNIGMFMVNLTTGSMMGPHWNPKATEIAIVTQGSGIVQVVCPSTASGAGGGHGHHDEGGRGGGDHGHHDEGGRRRGDHGHHDEGGRRGGDHGQGGVECKNSVFRVKEGDVFVVPRFHPMAQLSFNNGSFVFVGFSTHMGENNPQFLAGEHSVLQVIGKEIVALALGQKNTTAVEQLLSAKSGSTIMACISCAEELERKAEKEEQEGGKGEREREEEEERERKQREEEERKKREEEERARREEEERARREEERKKREEEEQRKREEEERKRREQEEEEERRRREEEEGGGGQGGGGGDDPREEEERRREEEEGGGGQGGGGDDPREEEEERRRREEEEGGGGQGGRGDDPREEEERRREEEGGRGGRGGDDPWEEEEGDWGDSSKYRAATNLKKRYRGRKGAVFQSA; encoded by the exons ATGGCGGTGGCGACAGCTCGGTGGCTCGTCCTGTCCCTGCTCGTGTCCGCCGCGGCCGCGGCGCATGACACGAAATGGAAGGCCGGGGCTGCGGTGGGCGGCCAGGTCGTGGAGAAGGAGCGGCGGAGGGTGGTCGCCGAGAGCGAGGCCGGCACGGTCACGGCCACGGACGTCGCCGACGCGGCGGGCACCGTGTACCGGCTGCAGTTCATAACCATGGACCCCGGCGCTCTGTTCCTGCCCGTGCAGCTGCACGCCGACGCGGTGTTCTACGTGCACAGCG GGCGGGGCAAGGTGACCTACATCCAAGAAGGGGGCAGCGAGACAAGCTCGCTTGAAGTACAGCGAGGAGACGTGTACAACTTGGAGCAGGGCAGCATCCTGTACATCCAGAGCTACCCCAACGCCACCAGAGAGCGCCTTCGGATCTACGCCATTTTCACCAGCAACGCCATCAACTGCGACGACCCATCG CATCCCACTTCAGAAGCATACTCGAGCGTCAGCAATCTACTGAGAGGATTTGATGTAAAGATTCTTCGACAGGGATTTGGG GTTTCCGGTGAAGTGGTGGAGGCAATTCAGTCGGCGAAGAGCCCGCAGTTGATTATAATGTACAATCCAGACCAGGAGAAGAAAGAGAAGTCGAATTGGACGGAAGAAATCTTCGACGCGCTGTGGGGCGACGAGTCCCCactgaacaagaagaagaagaaggataagcacaagaagaaggacaagaaggaCGACAAATCCAAGAGCGAGACGTTCAACTTCTACTCCGGCAAGCCGGACGTCAAGAACTGCTTTGGATGGAGCAAAACCATGACCAACAAGGACCTGCAGAACCTCAAGGGGTCCAACATTGGCATGTTCATGGTGAACCTGACCACG GGGTCTATGATGGGGCCTCACTGGAACCCGAAAGCCACGGAGATCGCCATCGTCACCCAGGGGTCAGGGATCGTGCAGGTGGTATGCCCGAGCACCGCGTCGGGCGCCGGAGGCGGTCACGGCCACCACGACGAGGGCGGCCGCGGGGGCGGCGATCACGGTCACCACGATGAGGGCGGCCGCAGGAGGGGCGATCACGGTCACCACGACGAGGGCGGCCGCAGGGGCGGAGACCACGGGCAAGGAGGCGTAGAGTGCAAGAATTCAGTGTTCAGAGTGAAGGAAGGCGACGTGTTCGTGGTGCCGAGGTTCCACCCGATGGCGCAGCTGTCCTTCAACAACGGGTCGTTCGTGTTCGTCGGGTTCAGCACCCACATGGGGGAGAACAACCCGCAGTTCCTGGCCGGGGAGCATTCGGTGCTGCAGGTGATCGGCAAGGAGATAGTGGCGCTGGCGCTGGGGCAGAAGAACACGACCGCCGTGGAGCAGCTGCTGTCGGCCAAGAGCGGGTCGACCATAATGGCGTGCATCTCGTGCgcggaggagctggagaggaaggcggagaaggaggagcagGAGGGCGGGAAGGGGGAGCGGGAgcgggaagaggaggaagagagggagaggaagcagagagaggaggaagagcggaagaagcgggaggaggaggaaagagcaaggagagaggaggaagagagggcgaggagggaggaggaaaggaagaagcgggaggaggaagagcagaggaaacgagaggaggaagagaggaagaggagggagcaagaagaggaagaagaaaggaggaggagggaggaggaagaaggtggcgGAGGCCAAGGCGGGGGAGGAGGTGATGATCCAAGGGAGGAGGAAGAACGgcggagggaggaggaagaaggtggcggaggccaaggcggaggaggagacgatccgagggaggaagaggaagagcggcggaggagagaggaggaagagggaggcggaggccaaggcggacgaggagacgatccgagggaagaagaggaacggaggagggaggaagaaggaggccgTGGCGGCAGAGGCGGAGATGACCCGTGGGAAGAGGAGGAAGGCGACTGGGGAGACTCCTCCAAGTACCGCGCGGCCACGAACCTGAAGAAGCGCTACCGTGGTCGCAAGGGCGCCGTGTTCCAGAGCGCCTGA